One Bombus pyrosoma isolate SC7728 linkage group LG7, ASM1482585v1, whole genome shotgun sequence genomic window carries:
- the LOC122569231 gene encoding nudC domain-containing protein 3 isoform X2, with amino-acid sequence MHFLDFCIDDFYVESGPDQKLGFPTGTIEKLVLHSFQKWKNISKFSSGTDPPDTQDIIIQNNDKDQDETMTIEEDSLIPQVDHEVEIETCKESTNQLGHLIERDRSCDSYNGAVRENYTWSQTISDIDVLVKLPSCIRTAKDLRVQLDSKEIKIEVRTSRVEQNQEIEECRYFIWSTIFKGELRFKIRKDESMWSIVPGQHISIHFEKASERWWEALIIGEPKIDLSKIDCSRNLDEMGSEEQMKVQELMWNHQQKLMGKPTSEQIKMERVLRKAWDAEGSPFEGSPYDPSLVNFN; translated from the exons aTGCATTTTTTGGATTTTTGTATAGATG ATTTTTATGTCGAATCGGGACCAGATCAAAAACTTGGATTCCCAACTGGTACAATAGAAAAGCTTGTCTTGCATAGTTTTCAAAAATGGAAGAACATCTCTAAATTTTCCAGTGGAACAGATCCTCCGGACACACAGGACATTATTATCcaaaataatgataaagaCCAAGATGAAACAATGACAATTGAAGAAGATTCCCTTATTCCACAAGTTGATCATGAAGTAGAAATTGAAACGTGCAAAGAAAGTACAAATCAACTTGGTCATTTAATTGAGAGGGATAGGTCATGTGACAGCTACAATGGTGCAGTGAGGGAAAATTACACTTGGTCACAAACTATCAGTGATATAGATGTGCTTGTAAAACTTCCTAGTTGCATAAGAACAGCAAAAGATTTAAGGGTTCAGCTTGATtcaaaagaaatcaaaatagAAGTAAGAACATCAAGAGTCGAACAGAATCAAGAAATAGAGGAATGTCGTTATTTTATATGGTCTACAATTTTCAAAGGAGAATTGCGctttaaaattcgaaaagatGAATCAATGTGGAGTATAGTACCTGGACAACATATTAGT ATTCATTTTGAAAAAGCTTCTGAGCGATGGTGGGAAGCATTGATAATCGGTGAACCAAAAATTGATTTGAGTAAAATAGATTGTTCAAGAAATTTAGATGAAATGGGATCAGAAGAACAGATGAAAGTTCAAGAGTTAATGTGGAATCATCAACAAAAGCTTATGGGTAAACCAACTTCTGAACAGATT AAAATGGAAAGGGTATTGAGAAAAGCGTGGGATGCAGAAGGATCTCCCTTCGAGGGTTCCCCATATGATCCTTCATTAGTGAACTTCAATTGA
- the LOC122569231 gene encoding nudC domain-containing protein 3 isoform X1: MCSVHDQAFLQILQEERDITNFLDAFFGFLYRCTDFYVESGPDQKLGFPTGTIEKLVLHSFQKWKNISKFSSGTDPPDTQDIIIQNNDKDQDETMTIEEDSLIPQVDHEVEIETCKESTNQLGHLIERDRSCDSYNGAVRENYTWSQTISDIDVLVKLPSCIRTAKDLRVQLDSKEIKIEVRTSRVEQNQEIEECRYFIWSTIFKGELRFKIRKDESMWSIVPGQHISIHFEKASERWWEALIIGEPKIDLSKIDCSRNLDEMGSEEQMKVQELMWNHQQKLMGKPTSEQIKMERVLRKAWDAEGSPFEGSPYDPSLVNFN, encoded by the exons ATGTGTTCTGTTCATGATCAagcatttttacaaattttacaagaagagagagacattacaaattttctagaTGCATTTTTTGGATTTTTGTATAGATG tacAGATTTTTATGTCGAATCGGGACCAGATCAAAAACTTGGATTCCCAACTGGTACAATAGAAAAGCTTGTCTTGCATAGTTTTCAAAAATGGAAGAACATCTCTAAATTTTCCAGTGGAACAGATCCTCCGGACACACAGGACATTATTATCcaaaataatgataaagaCCAAGATGAAACAATGACAATTGAAGAAGATTCCCTTATTCCACAAGTTGATCATGAAGTAGAAATTGAAACGTGCAAAGAAAGTACAAATCAACTTGGTCATTTAATTGAGAGGGATAGGTCATGTGACAGCTACAATGGTGCAGTGAGGGAAAATTACACTTGGTCACAAACTATCAGTGATATAGATGTGCTTGTAAAACTTCCTAGTTGCATAAGAACAGCAAAAGATTTAAGGGTTCAGCTTGATtcaaaagaaatcaaaatagAAGTAAGAACATCAAGAGTCGAACAGAATCAAGAAATAGAGGAATGTCGTTATTTTATATGGTCTACAATTTTCAAAGGAGAATTGCGctttaaaattcgaaaagatGAATCAATGTGGAGTATAGTACCTGGACAACATATTAGT ATTCATTTTGAAAAAGCTTCTGAGCGATGGTGGGAAGCATTGATAATCGGTGAACCAAAAATTGATTTGAGTAAAATAGATTGTTCAAGAAATTTAGATGAAATGGGATCAGAAGAACAGATGAAAGTTCAAGAGTTAATGTGGAATCATCAACAAAAGCTTATGGGTAAACCAACTTCTGAACAGATT AAAATGGAAAGGGTATTGAGAAAAGCGTGGGATGCAGAAGGATCTCCCTTCGAGGGTTCCCCATATGATCCTTCATTAGTGAACTTCAATTGA
- the LOC122569237 gene encoding protein C10 isoform X2, which translates to MTDLPVFTSEVAKAVLTDVLTALNTPENTQKLAEAKENSGNEMLKMMQFVFPIVVQIQMDVIKNYGFSEGTVQFVQLLRALEREDPEIAQLHSQVRSYFLPPVTISSSTEASL; encoded by the exons ATGACTGATTTACCTGTTTTTACTTCGGAAGTTGCAAAAG CTGTTTTAACTGACGTTCTAACAGCATTAAATACTCCAGAAAATACTCAAAAACTTGCAGAAGCTAAGGAAAACTCTGGGAATGAAATGCTGAAAATGATGCAGTTTGTTTTTCCAATTGTAGTACAAATTCAAATGGATGTTATTAAGAACTATGGTTTCTCAGAAG GTACAGTTCAATTTGTGCAATTACTCAGAGCTCTAGAAAGGGAAGACCCTGAGATAGCACAATTACATAGTCAAGTTCGATCATATTTCCTTCCCCCTGTTACTATAAGTTCTTCAACTGAAGCATCTctttaa
- the LOC122569237 gene encoding protein C10 isoform X1: protein MTDLPVFTSEVAKAVLTDVLTALNTPENTQKLAEAKENSGNEMLKMMQFVFPIVVQIQMDVIKNYGFSEGREGTVQFVQLLRALEREDPEIAQLHSQVRSYFLPPVTISSSTEASL from the exons ATGACTGATTTACCTGTTTTTACTTCGGAAGTTGCAAAAG CTGTTTTAACTGACGTTCTAACAGCATTAAATACTCCAGAAAATACTCAAAAACTTGCAGAAGCTAAGGAAAACTCTGGGAATGAAATGCTGAAAATGATGCAGTTTGTTTTTCCAATTGTAGTACAAATTCAAATGGATGTTATTAAGAACTATGGTTTCTCAGAAGGTCGGGAAG GTACAGTTCAATTTGTGCAATTACTCAGAGCTCTAGAAAGGGAAGACCCTGAGATAGCACAATTACATAGTCAAGTTCGATCATATTTCCTTCCCCCTGTTACTATAAGTTCTTCAACTGAAGCATCTctttaa